From Solanum lycopersicum chromosome 4, SLM_r2.1:
agataatttaTAATAGTTAAAAGTATATTTGCTAATTTTCCCTTTCTTATATGCTAAAAACACCCCTTACTATATGCACAACATTCACAAATATACGTAGTTCGTCAACATATCGGCCGACCATTGAGGACGAAATGAATCCATTTCCGCCGCCGCCGCTACCGCTACCGCTGCCACCGGCCTCCGCCTTTCCCCCGCCACCGGCCTCCACCTTTCCGCGACCGCCACCATCTTACTTCCACCACCCTACTCCAACCAGCGCTCTGGCATATGATCTTCCTAGTGCTCTCTCATCCCTTACATCTCTCCTCAACCTCTCTTCAACTACTCTCaactctctctcctctcttcttCCTATACCCCTTGTTGCTCCCTCTCCTTCTCCAGCTCTAATCCCATGCCCTTTCAATTCCAACCATCGTCTTCCCCTTTCTTCCCTCTTCTCTCACTCTCTTCATTGCCCACCCATCTCCTCTTCATCAGCCGATTACATTCAAACCCTAATACAGCACCTCAAATACCCCCATACCCTTCACTATTCCAATCCCTTTACCTTACCCTTGCTTGAATCACAGTCTGACCTTTGCTTCTCTCTTGAAACATACCTCGATTTTGAAAATCCCACTTTCTGTTATTCTAATTGTCCTGGTGTTGTTTCTTTTCCTATTAGGGGAGAAAATGCCAATCCTCCAATGCTCACTTTGCCTGCTGTTTTATCTTCCGAATGTGCTAATTTTGGTCAAAATTTGATGGGGTTTCCGAAAGAAATTGTTAGTCAGCTTCTTCCTTCGGAGGTTTATGCAATTAGGAATGAAACGGATCATTGGAATGAGTTTCCTTTTATGTATTCATATCATGTTCTTCGTGCGATTTTAGGATTGGGAATGAGTAGTGTGGAGTGTTTATCTACATGGGTAGTTGCTAATTCAGCAAGGTATTATAGTGTTGTGCTTGATTTAGCAATGAGGGATCACGTACTTGTACTGTTTAAGCTTTGTTTGAAGGCTATAGTTAGGGAATCTATTGATTTAGCTAGTACATTTTGCAATGGAGAAGCTGAGGAATCAGTTTTGAGTAATCGGAGTTTTAAGTGTCCTGTCTTAGTTCAAGTCTTGGTGTGGTTGGGAACCCAACTTTCTGTGTTATATGGCGAAATGAATGGGAAATTGTTTGCTATCAACATGCTAAAGCAAAGTATCTGTGACTGTGCATTTAGTTCTTGTATGTTCAATGAATCTACTGATATGAAAAGTGGAGAAGACAATCTTCAAGAGCCACAGGAAAGCGGTGAACCACTTAAAAGAAGAATGGAGAATGGAACGAATGTATCGGGTGAAACACTCTCTAAAGGCGCAATTTTTGTTTCCCAAGTAGCAGCAGCTGTTGCAGCATTGTATGAACGATCCATGTTTGAAGAAAAGCTCAAAGCATTAAGGAGTTTACCATCACTCCCAGCTTACCAACGGTATATTACCTTTGCTCTTCTTAAAATGGTATTCTAAAATGTCCATATGTCTAGATATTACCTTTGCTCTTCTTAAAATGGTATTCTAAAA
This genomic window contains:
- the LOC101244071 gene encoding U11/U12 small nuclear ribonucleoprotein 48 kDa protein translates to MNPFPPPPLPLPLPPASAFPPPPASTFPRPPPSYFHHPTPTSALAYDLPSALSSLTSLLNLSSTTLNSLSSLLPIPLVAPSPSPALIPCPFNSNHRLPLSSLFSHSLHCPPISSSSADYIQTLIQHLKYPHTLHYSNPFTLPLLESQSDLCFSLETYLDFENPTFCYSNCPGVVSFPIRGENANPPMLTLPAVLSSECANFGQNLMGFPKEIVSQLLPSEVYAIRNETDHWNEFPFMYSYHVLRAILGLGMSSVECLSTWVVANSARYYSVVLDLAMRDHVLVLFKLCLKAIVRESIDLASTFCNGEAEESVLSNRSFKCPVLVQVLVWLGTQLSVLYGEMNGKLFAINMLKQSICDCAFSSCMFNESTDMKSGEDNLQEPQESGEPLKRRMENGTNVSGETLSKGAIFVSQVAAAVAALYERSMFEEKLKALRSLPSLPAYQRSMEHTYISEKADEERQKRPNYKPLLEHDGLLWQHSRNNQDMDRKKTRAELLAEERDYKRRRMSYRGKKLKRSTTQVMRDIIEEYMEEIRQADPINCPTKGAEVTKFPLSASYRVDNNNYKNKAESEKRQPDSSALSKVREGGYREEFHTDEEVNSTDYKYDYSEDMEKASQWHHRHSVAQRSNGRSRQDKKDYSRSPNQLVGRAYSREKSISKEKRDYSNDSSLNFSRSSSRRYHKSNEESSPHRERGDRHFDFKKRKARDASDDFEDRYDPSGP